Part of the Melopsittacus undulatus isolate bMelUnd1 chromosome Z, bMelUnd1.mat.Z, whole genome shotgun sequence genome is shown below.
TCCAAATAAACCAGGACTTACAGCTCCTGCCATTTACATTACTCTGATGAATTTATTAATAGCCTCATTTCTGACACCTTTCCACTTCTTACAGTGGaacatgccccccccccccccaaaaaaaaaaaaaaaaggagcagcaaTTTTCTGTAAACATCAGGAATTTGGCAGCATTTATAACTCCAGAAGATGGCCTTAAGATGCAATGAGAAACATGCCAGGCTCCTCTAAATCTCTGGCTCAACTTGTTTTCACCTAAAACTGATCCACAAAGCAGGCAGCCCGCTACTGCATCTCCTGCCAATACCTGGCTAGAGTCGAACATGCCTGCAATTTACAGCCACACGGTTAATTACAGTAGAAAATTAAAGCATCCATTTTCCTGGCTCTAGAAGAACAGAAAGCATCTGGGCAAAAGATACTGGCTGACACATATTTGCTTTCCAAGCAGTAAAACATCTACAGCTTTCCAAAACAACTACTCATGTCATACACAGTATCCGTAACAGCTTCCTTAAGTATGTAATTTGTGGTGGGATAACAGGTAAAATACTTCAGGTTTGTGCACAGGCAGTTTCTAAACATATAGCCTAATGTTTTTTCTGTGGCACATGTGCTGTCTTTATATACACAcaatatatatacactatatgtacacatacacatatattcTGTATCTGTACAGCAATGAAGTCATTAAATTTCTCAAGGTAATTTCAGTTCTGGCACAAGGACCAGAGAACATCAAATGAAGTTACCCCAGGGAGCACTCAAAACAGTTGCTTCTCTGTTCACTCTCCCCATTCTGCCTGTGGCTGTACTGAGTTTGGTCAGAGTGTCCCCTCACTGATTTTTTGTGAAGGAAAAGCCCTCATCTGTTCACTCTTTCTTCAGATGTAAGTCAGACTATACCTTTGATTATTTACACTACCGTGCCTTCTGTGCTTTTCaatcctgtattttattttccagaggaAGCAGAACTGCACTCCATGGCACAGCAAGGATACCTGCAACAATAACACTACCTCCTAACATGAAATGGTTTTTGATCATGAATATCAAGATAATATTTGGAAGTGCTTAATCTCAGATTGTTTCTTCTGAAGAGCAAGAAGCACCTTCAAGGTCCACCATCATTTATAGAAAATGCAAACTGCCCCAGTCTTCCCATGGGACCAGGTCAAGTTTGTCCACACCAAACATCAGCCGATTTATCACACAGTCTCTCACTACTTcctcagctttatttttaacctcAGCAGCTTAGTACCATCAGCATAAACTTACTAGGTGCCAAACCTGTATGCCACCTCTTGCTTCTAAGACTCAGAATTACCAAATTTTGCAAAAACAGACAGAACATGCcctggaatcacagaatcacagagtggtttgtgctggaagggaccttagagctcatccagttctacccccctgccacaggccgggacaccttctactagaccaggttgctcaagacAGATTTGCCACCACTGGTTATACAGTAAACAGGACTTTGCCTTTCAGTGTGACCCTGCAGATGTTATGTGTGGCTGGTAATTCATCTGCCTCTGCATTAGGACAACCCGACTGCATCCATAAAACTCTCCAATGGGTTAACAAATCCTATTAACCAAATTAACCAAGCAGCAAAGGCTGCCAAAGTCAGCAGAAGCTTGGGAGTTCAAGGAAGCAAGTAAGCAGTTCCTGGGAGTTCAAGGAAGCAGCTGACAGAATACTTTTGGCAAGAAATTAATCAAGTACTGCAGCTCCTGAAGGAAGCAACGCACTTGGtccagaaagaaacaaatttgaGGTTTTATGACTCCTCACTTCTGTGCCTCTTCTGCACACACAGCGACTTTCTGAGGAAGGCTCAAGGGAAGAAATAACAAAACTCACACAGGTGTCAAATCTCAGCTTTCTTCAGTGGCCCCCTATGCTAACGCCAGTATTCCTCAGTTTCATGTAACTGGATATTCCACCTATTAACACAAGCTGGCACCACAGCTTTGAAGCAGAAAAGACTTCGTGACACCTCTGAAAACCCTGCAGAGAgtgattcatttttttaaaaaaaaatacaatcctAAAGCAGCTTAATATGTTTAAGTATTAACATGTTAGAGTCCTTCCATCCATCACTAAAGTGCCAGTATACCTGTCACAACTAAGCATATGCAAACAATCATTAATTTATTCTGGGTTTTTGACAGTTGTCTTACTGTCAGTTCAGAATCACAAACTTAGACACTCATTAACACTTTCCCAGTGGGCTTCCCCTCACAAGGTCGTGGTGTTCAGGAACCTAAGCACTTTCCCCTCTTATTAGAGCTTATAAAAGCTAAATTTTTAAAACTTGCCAGTGAGGGATATAGGCAGAAGCACAACTTGCAAATCTGGATGCCCCCACTTTCTAGTGTGTGATTTTCAGTGAGGTTATGCCTATACTTGGCAATTGCCCTGGTAAAGGAGGTGGCTGATAGCCAAGAACTCCCATCATGACCAGAAACAagacagcaggagctgtggcaaTGGTGGAGTAACAGGACTCGAGGACAGCAAAGGCATGTAGCTTCTGCCTAAAATCTACCTCCCAAGGTTCCTCCTTGTATAGTTATTTAAGAAAACTAACCTTTAATCCTCCAGTTTGTTACACACTCAGATCAGGACACAATGCAGACTGATTTCAGAAATGCTGGTGTCTCCAGAGGTAGAAGCAAGTGACTTTGTCTGCCATAACCCTGTCTTTCAGCAAAGGTGTTTTTCAGACTACACTTGGATTTGTATCAGAAATTAGACAAGGTATGTACACACTACACTGCAAACGCTCACCCTGGCACGAGTTTCAACAGCAAAGTATCAAGCAGCAGCTTATCACAGCTGAGATCTCCCCAGCTAGAAACCCACAAGAATCCCTGTTCTGTTCTACAGGAAGAGACCTCTTTGTTTACACacccatttttaaaaggagCTCTCCATGCTGCACTGGAAGCAGttttggaaagcagagagaaaacagaaaaggattttaaaagccagaattgcagattttttttttcaaccctGGTGATGTTACCACTTGCACACAACAGCCAGGTTCTGGTCATCACAAAGAAATATCTATGGAGATCTTCTTGCTTGCCTTCCCCTCACCATAACCCTTGGCACACTCACCTCGCCTGAgtaactgtattttcctttcaggatCTGCCGATACAAGCGGGTGCGGTTGTCATCTTCAAAGGGCATAGTGCCACTGAGGAGAATGTAAGAGATGACACCCAGTGCCCACATGTCCACAGAGTTTGTGTATGGCTTCCTGACCAGGATCTCGGGAGCAATGTACTCCGGGGTCCCACATGTGGTTTTCATCAGGCAGTCATCTCCCTTCTTCCGAGCACTCGCCAGCCCAAAGTCCGTAATCATGATTTTGGAATCTGTTCCTGGATGGTAGTACAGCAGATTCTCTGGCTTTAAGTCCCGGTGCGTGATACCCAGTGTATGCAGATACTTCACACCATCCAACACCATCTGCAGCACACGTGTAGCATCTCTCTCAGTGAAGGAGCCCTTAGCAATGATTCGATCAAACAGCTCTCCTCCAGTTGCCAATTCCATTACCATGTACACACGGTCCTGGGTCTCAAACACCTCAATCAGCTGGATGATGTTGGTGTGGCGAACCCGGCGTAGCACACTAAGCTCCGACTCACACACCTCCCTCCCCTCACGGTATTTGGTCTCTATCATCTTGATGGCATAGGGTTGTTTGGTGGCCTTGTGTTCCACCCGTACAACGCGGCTAAAACTCCCTCTCCCAATCAGAGCCTTAATGTCATACTTTGCTGTCACTCTGGGGTCAAACTTGGCGCGGTATTTAGCCACTTTGTTCTTGTGGGGCTCAGGCTGGTCCAAGTGGGCAGGCAAGTGGTTCCCAGGGTATGGGTTAGCGTGCTGTGGAGGTGAGGGAGAGCCAGCTTTGATCCCGCAGTCATCCTTGATGAAATGCTTGTATATCTCATTGTGGCCTGTGTAAGGTTCAACTTTTTTCACCAGATCTAACTGCACATCTCGGGGGGGCTCAGGAAGCACTTTGCTTGTCCCACAGCCCATCACTGAATGGTGTTAATTTCCTCCCAAGGCAttttcccagagcagcagcagcaaccacaTCCACGGCAATTTCCACATTTGAACCTTAGGAAAAGAATGAGACAAACCACATAAATACCACAAACAAGGAGTCTGGAATGTTCTCTGTACTTTACTGCAGAGCATGTAAAGTACTCTGCAGTACTTATGTACTCTGACGAAAGCTTTGTTGCTTTCATCATAAGCTACCGGTAATAGTGCCTGTAAACCCAGAGTTATGGTCAAAACAGATAGTCCAGGAAACCACACAGTATCTCTTTTTATAAAGCACAGCTTGTTTACTGCTCCCAGCTGAGCAGTGAAGCATGGAGTTACAGAGTGGCTGAGCTAGAaagagacctctggaggtcCTCTTGTCAAGGGACAACTTCTTAATAATAACTAAATtctggagaagggcttttcACGAGAGCATTTAGTTGtaagacaaggggaaatggttttaaactgaaatacagtagcattagatgagctcttaggcagaagttcttccctgtgagggtgctgaggccctggcacaggttgcccagagaagctgtggctgccccatccctggcagtgttcaaggccaggttggccagGTTTGGaacagcctggtctagtggaaggtgtccctgcctgtggcagggggttggaactggatgagctttaaagtcccttccagcccaaaccattctataattctagaCTTAGTTTTGCTTCACTTCTGGTTTTCCATATGGGGCTTCATGTAGGAAGTGCAAGTGTGGAATTTCTACCAGCTGTTCCAGACTAGGAGAAGGTCTTGCACACCACACTGTATTCCAACAGAACCAAATCAAATGCACTTCAGCAAGTCTTGACTAAAACAATATGACTGGTTTAGGAGATGGAGAAACTGCATGTCTGTGCTGTGGCAGTTAGCCAGGCAGACTTAAATTCCACTCTTTGGCTTAGATCCCATCAATATGGTGTCTGAGCATTCACAGAAGGCTATGGAGAGGTTGTTAGACTTGGAATGTAATTGCAGGACTTGCCATCACCGAGAGTATGTTCGCCATTCACCACCTCTCCAAGCAGCTGATCAGCTTGAACAGCAGGAAGGGAATCCCAGCTGGTCTTCCATCAGGAGGATTACATGGAGAAATACATGCTTTAGAGGGACACCTGGAAAAAGTCTAGTCTCTACATCCgatctggaaggaaaacaagactTTGTTAAgattcagttttaaaatcagACATCATCAAAGTAACTCCTCATGGAAGCTGAGTATGCACAAACAGTGcagtagaaataaaaagcaacttCATAGAATGCTCAACTGACTTTCACCAAGCACCATCCTGTAACTGGGTGCTCATTCAGATTCAAGTACCATGACAATAAAGAAATCAAGAACTACAGCTAGCCCTGAATAATGCCTCCACTGAGAGCTCTTCCCAGCATTGTTGTACCTTAAAATGGATTCAGTTAACAGAGAAATCAAATGAGAGCAACCAGAAACAGATTATTACAGAGTAAATCCACATGTAGAGAAACATTCATGTAAAATGTCCCATTTGTatataaaaccaagaaaagggATCAAATGCTGAGCTTGAAAACATCATAAATAAATCCAGTAATAACATTAACTGAGATCAGGCAGCAAATACCAGTATGTCTGTGGCTCTTCCCTGTATGTGTAAGCATCTTGGTGAAGCCAAAAGAATCACACCACAGCCAGCAACAAAATGCTTCAGTCCGTGTCAGTGCTGGTGGAAATGCTCCTGTGCAATTTTCACCAGCAGTTTGAAGGAACAAAAGCACTGGAGAAATGGAACATTCCAAACCCTGTCCAAGTAGGACATCAAATACTTGGCAGGTGCCAAGATATGGGAGAGGACACTATGCCCAAGCTGCAGATATGGGAATATGGGTTTTATGCTTCAATGTCCACCCACTCCTCAGCGCCACAAGTACATcgcatcccacagctcagcaggGCAGCACTTCAGCTCTTACTGATCCAGAAGGTGCCTTCAGCTCTGAATTCCTGGGGATAGCCCTCTGGTAAGGGGTGTCAGGCACTGACTAACCCACCCTAGGCTGAGTGGGCCTTCCACCAACAATTAGGTTATCTCACAACTTGAAGTGATTTAACTTGACTTTTCTATGAGCTGCCACAAAGGAAATTTTAAGACACCAACTCTTAACTGCATTACGAGATGTTCACAAAGAGCACCTTACCTTTAGTGTTACTAATAAACCTTAAACGTGCCTCTTACTGTCTGACATGAGCCTGGTGTAAGCAGCTGCCTGGCTAACAGGGAAATCCGGGGCTGGGGctactgcagcactgcaggttgCGATGGTGGAGCCGGGGCAGGCCAGAGTCGGTCAG
Proteins encoded:
- the PSKH1 gene encoding serine/threonine-protein kinase H1, whose product is MGCGTSKVLPEPPRDVQLDLVKKVEPYTGHNEIYKHFIKDDCGIKAGSPSPPQHANPYPGNHLPAHLDQPEPHKNKVAKYRAKFDPRVTAKYDIKALIGRGSFSRVVRVEHKATKQPYAIKMIETKYREGREVCESELSVLRRVRHTNIIQLIEVFETQDRVYMVMELATGGELFDRIIAKGSFTERDATRVLQMVLDGVKYLHTLGITHRDLKPENLLYYHPGTDSKIMITDFGLASARKKGDDCLMKTTCGTPEYIAPEILVRKPYTNSVDMWALGVISYILLSGTMPFEDDNRTRLYRQILKGKYSYSGEPWPSVSNLAKDFIDRLLTVDPSERMTALQALKHPWVVSMAASSSMKNLHRSISQNLLKRASSRCQSTKSAQSTRSSRSTKSNKSRRVRERELRELNLRYQQQYTG